The Mytilus galloprovincialis chromosome 3, xbMytGall1.hap1.1, whole genome shotgun sequence genomic interval cagactagaaaacatattgcccataaatggtgcataaaagtttattgttgaaagggaaaatagtgatttggcaaaaatgaaagtcaGGTAGAGagtagagggaggcaggaccttttttgggacgtcgggatcgggtgtttttatcTCGgtatttggggattgatccttataGGATCCggaaatatatttttcgatttcgggatttcgggaaatgaatttctttaaattctgcatctcgggatttcatggttttaactTTTAAGACCAGGATTTTggaatcaggacccctccgaccacccctcataTTAGCCTTattcggtcttagtcatttatacataattcatatcctaccattggcatgttaataaggctctcaaaagaaaaagcacagatggattgtcctagaagcatattttattagactaataatggtctatatataagcagttacatttatttcatttttgaaacggtggaaatttttaatttgatttgacttttaccaaaagaaacattgtagcaaaggagaagaattattgtggtctgaggccagaaacacaaaaataattgaatttaacagaaaggaaacaaatatcggactttggaaaaagggagagggcttttgataccttttatgatattctccatacataatatcttttacaaaaaaatcatcctacaatagttcacaagctgtatatgcctgCGATTTCACGGGTGTGTTATAGTGTGAATTAATCCAACACTGCCTTTTTTATTGCAGATTGTGACAAGAATCTATCAATAAAGCATAGATATGCTGTTATGTATCAAACATTGAAATTTGTAGAATTATTCccagataaaatataaaaatatagaaaatttgaTTCCTATTTTTCACATAATAATTTCAGTATGTTTGGATGCCAGAAGTGTTTATGCTATAACTTTTTAAGATTTAGTTAATGATGACTCTTTTACATATTCAGTGATTAGGTATTAACACCCTTCTTTTGAAAAACAAGTGCAACTGTAAGAAAGGAATTTTTGAGACACCATATGCTGTtgaccttttatttttttttgtcttattcatattttattttgcagCAAAGATCATTAATTCTTTcatgcatatttttattttagaatgttAAAGTAAACAGTGTTCAAAGTGCCCATTCAAGCTCTCCAAGAAGTGGAGAACCCTCACCAGGATATTTGCAGCAAGTTAGTCCAATTAGTCCTGTCCCTAATACACAGTTGACACCTTCAAGTCCGGTGACACAGCCACATCCTCAACAAAGGTCATGGAATACAACTGTTTCTCCGGCAAACGTGGATAAAAATGGGTATGGTCTTTAGAAGTTGTTTATATATACTTATTTACTATTTATTCCCTCGCACAACAGGAAGGGGTATATAGGTTGACCGCTGTCCAGGAAGCTGACTGTCCTTTATGTATTTCTGTCACATTTTATCAAGGCAGGTGCAATTCATACCCCCGTCATATATTGCAATAAGCTTCATTTGTTTATGCAATACTATGTAACACGTTTTATAATTCCTTCAATATTTTTCTTCCTGTATGTTGGAATTGTATGTCCTTGTAATTTCATGcttatattttaaagttaaatatttaaaagtcaattaCATTGATCGTGGTGTAATTATTGAGATTTAAATCACAACTACTTGTACATCTTGTGTACAACATGTTTACAAAGCACCTTTACAAAAAACTACCTGTGTATTTATTCAATACCTTTGATTTCCTGAaataaaaaaggtcaaaataaagGTCTATTTGATAAACTATATCAATTGTAACATATGGGAAAAATCAATATAGCCACTATTCATAGAAAAGATACATCGTAAGTTGTTCAGATATAAAGCTTGTAATGAGTTTTTAGTCGGCAGGTAGTTTTGAAGATGTTTTATCAATGCTTTTATCCATGCTAATTAGTACACATTAAGTACCTTGCATATGTCACTGAAATTAATCCAAGATTGACATAGAATTTGTGTTTAGTGGTTACAATATGATTTCCTCCagaagatttaaaaaataactaGTCAGAAATTAGtctatttcaaatttttcattagGATAAGAAACTGAATATCTAGTTATTTCCGAATTTCAGGTGGAAAGCTGCAAACAATGTCTGTAAGCTACATACAATGTCTATTTTCTCAAATTTggctacatttgtcatttcttagtttaaaaatgggtttattgtatttgaaaatgaagaaaatagaaaatattcatttttagaGAACTTGATGTTTAGGActtctttcaatcattttttaaaatgtttaattcacAATAACAACTCCACAGATATGAATGGAGGCAGGatttcttttgtttataaatgttttatttaaataattaattgCTTTCTTTACAGAGAGGAAGTTAAACCAGCTGAATGCACAATATGTGAAAGAACGTTTAAGAATGTACAAGCTTTAAATGGTCACATGAGATGTCATGGAGGATATTTCAAAAAAGTATGAatgcaaaatgtttaaatttaattgtaaatAACCATTTAAATTGCCAAAATATAGATTTGTCTTACATTTTCAATTCTGGGTTCTATCCGAGACAAAATAATTAGACACATAATTAGACCTTTTTTTCCtccaaatttgtaaaatgtaatgcTCTTATAAAATTGAAAGTTATAGAATTTACTATAAATCAATTATATTATATAACCAAGGGTTCAAATCTTgctgagggaagaacaaaatgttaatttttatgtGATTGTGCAGAACAGATTATGAAAATGTACTAATATTCTATTGGGATATACATGCACAGAACTGAAATGATCATGAAATTTAAAATGGTAATACAGAACAGTGgtgaaaaaattgaaatgaattgaaataaatctGTTTAATTTAGACCTTACTCACCATTTTGTGATGGCGTGAAATGCAAACATTATTTTAGAGggaattttatttgtaaattattgaAGATATAAGttataaaacattattatattttagttGTATGCATGAACAAGCAAATTGGGTGTTGCATAAAAGTTTTATGATTTGTTTCATGAATGGCAGTATTATATGTATAGCTAATCCTAAACATTACCTGATTTTATTTCATAGGAACCAAAggaagataaaaagaccaaaaagaaTTCCAAGGAGATGGCACCTCCCAAATCAGTGGCACCCAAGGGAAATAAATTGATAGCCAGTATGCCTCATCCATCACCATTAGACAAAGTAGGATCACCACAGTCAGGACAAGGTTATTATcacatatgtttataaacattaaaGAATGAACTTGAGGAAATCAGTGAAATTTTGATGACCAGTAGAAATCACCAGCATCCACAAAAAAGAGTAATTTGGAATAACACACAGATTTCAACCAAAGGAATATTTGATTTTCTAAATTATTTGAACTGCATTTCAAGGATAGTGGACATGAATGTTATTCAGCTATGATTTTACAgcatataaaaatgtttatacaatAAATATGATTAACTTACAAAAAACAGACAAACCCAATACTTGTTACAAATTAGTTTTACTTGATAGTATCATACCATTAAACCACTGGTCATTtcggtaaaataaaaataatgaggTTAGGGAATATTGAATATTCATATTATTTAACAATAACTTGGATGTTAAATTTTTCAGGTTCTGCTTATGGAAGCCAATTACAGTCCCCTGTTTCAGGAGATTCACCAGTAGGGATTGATGGATCAGCTATGGTCCTACAACAGTTTGGATTGGATCAGTTACAGGTTGGAGAACAATTCTGGGTAGTCATCATATTTACATTCATTGACATCATCTAACACTGATATAATAACACATTACTAATTCATCTGTATTCACTTAGCATTTTCGACACTTAACTAACATGAGAAATGATCTTTATAGATCTCTTAGAGCTGTAGAGCTTTTGGTCAAATAAGATTGTACAAGCACTATTGCTTCATCTTGCTTGCTTCAAGGTTATTTCATGATGTGTACTTTACAGCCAATAATTCTTCATTAATTTTTCTCTCTGAAATGTCTTCGAATTTTTGTGTAAATGAATCCTGTAAAAATGCATACCATACAAGATAACTACAAACTAATATTTTCATTTAGAATAACATAAAATGTGTGGAGATCTGATCTAGAGCTAGGCTTAATTGACCTTAACTAGCAGAATTATACTTCAGTTGATTATTTCTTCACATTACAAATTAATACTATAAAATGTAGATTTCAGTTGTATAATGAATTTgatgcaaaaaaaattttttttattttttttttgtattttcttgactaatgttaaaaaaaatagctaGACTTGGGTGGTGCTGTTTCTGGAGTTATTGGCATTAACAATGtatagtttgtgattatgtcagtttaagCCCAAAGCACTAACTGGTAGATCAATAATATTCCCCCTTCAGTCATTGACTTTTAATCTTTTCCATATATAGTGTACATGTCAAGTTTGTGGTTAGGACATATTTAGAAGAACACtaatgtcaatgatatttggtatgcactTGTGTAATCATTTGCACGTCTCATTTCCATAGAGATTATATGGCAACGCTTCCTCGTCATGAAACTTTTGCATTATAGTTAGTATGTTAAAGTAATATTTTGGTTTACAGTTGTATTAGGAGGTAATTTGGCCCTTCATCTTCCTTTCATGGTTCCTTAATATAGATGGTTTGAATAGTGTTTAAATCAACATGCAtcactgtgaaagtactttaatttgtgggtatcaattttcgtggtttgagcaacatTTACATAtatgtgggtttttaaattcgtagattgtagtttttttttaaataaaaaattgaaaaattgaagccATTAGAAACGAAGATTACAAATTGTCTGGATttaaggaaattgcaaagtaaacattaacCTGTGCAAACGTAGTGACTACAGTAATTAACCCGAGATAAAGTGATCAGTagattaaagtcatatgaaacgaggaCTGGTGAAAAATAACGTTTATCCaatttgaaccaatgcatgtatatatcataaacttagtcctctgtgcatgattttatcactttttacggaaatatattgtataatcgtcaatttttttctctctgtctgatatggctgctcattaaatgccgtgtatTGAAACCTAAGTCTATCGATTGTCactttatagtaaacaatcaacaaatagcatgggtattgagcacatgtttaacatgtacaatcagattaTTGTATATTTTAATGGCCGATCCATGTGTATTGCAATCACctgatttttacgaggagggtcacgctaaggtcactatgcatacagaaaatatgttggtgaattgcttcctggaagcaagcaattaaaattaagtaaacttcttctaaatgtggacaaattaaagaattttcctcagaaaaaaatatatgtacataagttgtataatgataactatccatttagttataaaaaacatatgcataatttttttttaatttgaggtttcatatgactttaaagaccatcaaggtgttaattaggccataaacatgtcacctaaagaaaacactaacataaacaaatgctataaacataTCTTGtattgtaaaataattcttatcaaaatcaaccccagcatgaaattattatttcccatatgtatgagaactatgaggatataaaatgaacactttatcattctagtatatcaataccggaaatatGACTTTtatcaatcaaaaatattttttatgagaattaaaatatcaaaagttttaCAGTTTAGCTAggctattaaagattaaatgggtataatcctgcatgcagtTGTAGTTCATAGAACTTTTGCCCTGTGACTACTATtatagtattctcagatttggtgatattcaatatattctctagatcatatcagaaGTCAAACCTACATGGTTATCTTTCCATCTTTTGATTTGGataatggttgttttatttcgtttgaCACTTAAATTCATGGATAAAggcatccacgaaaaccacgaaaattggtatcccacaaataaaagtactttcacagtatactACCAAAATTACATAAGGTGCAACATATTTCTGTGTCAACAGcctattatattttgaaatttgctATTTATTTAATGCATTTCTATACATATTTAGCAACAGATTCAGATACATCAGCAACAGATGCAAGGGGAACAACTGCAGCAGCAACTTCAACAACAGTTAAAGGGCCTTCAGATGGAACAGACTAATGTAGAGGTCAAGATACAGCAACTTAAAGATCAACTACAACAACAGAATCAACAGCTGACACAGAAACAGGTCAGACAGCAAATGGTAATCAGATACTGAACAAAATAAATACTATTTTTCATGCTGTTCacaaatgtaacattttttaGATGCATActttaaaatgagaaaaaaataaatccttgataaaattgaTGGCATAAGGCAATGTGAAATGTAACTCCTTGGTTAACACATTAATATAAATTCATactgtttattttacaaaagGAGACACTATTTTAAAAAACACTTTATATGTTACGATCTTCAAAAATGTCGAACTCAGAAAGGGATGATAAGGTTCAGATACTGGCTTTTCTTAAGCCCTTGAATGGGTCAAACGAGGAATACACCAAAAATAATAGATATTAAGTAAGctagaaaacaataaacaaaacaataaagtaTATGTGAAAATGAGTAGTTAaaataagaatggaaatggggaatgtgtcaaagagacaacaacctgaccaaacagcagaaaacagccgaaggccaccattgGGTCTTCAACACACGGAGAAATTAAAGCACCCAGAGGCATGCTTCAGCagacccctaaacaaaaatgtgtactagtacaGTGAAAATGGACAGAATTACGGTTTACAGTATAATgatgataaaactttttttttaaaggaacagACCATGCAACAGGAATTACAACTCCAGTCAGCCCTTCAACAACAAATACAACAGCTGCAACTACAGAACACCCAACAGCTCAAGCAACAAGAGGCACAGAATATTCTTCTGGGATTAACCCAGGAAAGCCACAATATGAAACAAGAACACCACTTACAGGATCAGAAAATGGCACTGCCACAGGATACAGACGTATCAATTCTGCATAATCTACAACACCCTACAGGGACACAATTGTTACAAGCCTTTCAACATAACCTTGCTGCTAAACAGGAAGCTGATAGGCAGTTATATGATATACAAGCTATTTTAAAGCAGGAAGCAGAAAATCAGGTTAATACTCAACAAAATAGAAAACAGCCAATCAGTAAAGAAGATATGGAAAAACATCTGATACAAAGACTGTTCTTACAAGGTGGAAATCCTTCCACAGAGGTAGCTGTCTCTTTACAGGTACTTTACTTCTTTAATAACTTTCAGAGGTGTGTTCATTACtacattataattttatattataaatcagTTTTGCACACCCAACAAATAAGAAtttagagataactgtattgtattttagtCTTTGTCAGTAGTTTTATGTTGGAGATTTGGCGAAACACTTGGAAGACAGGTATATGACTATTTTCAGAACAACTACTGATTGACATCTGCAAAGCTTCAAATATGATACAGTTGTCTCTATTcttgttgaaaataaataaatcattcaatttaagaaattatttcagtgtaaaatattcattacCCGTAAACAaaatttttccaaaaaatgtTATCTTCTATGGCACCTAAGCTAGATGATATCATAAGTATGCTTCTGGTGTCAAATTTAAACACTGAGTTTTCTGGTTTCTTGTCAACCACAAATTGTAGTAAGATTtggtaaaaaagatattttaggtGTAAAATGAGAGTTTTTGCCTATTCTTTTTTGCTAGTGTAATGATAAATGAACTCAAGTTTTTTTACATcctcagttttgaaaaaaaaacaatacattttttaagATGACAATACTTTTGTCTTAAGAAAACACAAGACTTTGtataatttctgttttaataCACCATTGTTTATTGTTATTCTAAAATCAGATGCTTGATCTTTATTATTGGCTATTTTATCAGCAGCAGATTGAGCAACAGAAAGCCAGTCTTCCTCCCACATCTCAGCCACAGCATGTAAATAGTATACTTTTGGAAAAGatgaaacaaaaacaacagcAAGAGAGACAGCAGCAACAAATGTTAAAGACAATACAACAACAGCCATATAACCCTGGACAGTTACCAACTCTGATACATCATCATCCTCAGGTGAAAGAAGAAACCAAAATAGATACTGCTTCCGTCCCTACTTCTCAGGTGAGTATCTGTCCTTACACTAACCAAAATTGATACTGCTTCCGTCCCTACTTCTCAGGTGAGTTTCCTGTACTTACACTTCAAAggtacaaaattgagaatggaaatggggaatatttcaaagagaaaacaaaccaatcaaagagcagataacagctaaTGTTTCCTTCATTACAGTTTTCCCCTCACACTTGTGCTATGCTGTGGCTGAAGTTCTATCTAGAGGTCTCTTGGTTAGGCCACTGCATACATGGATCTCTGGAAATAATGGGGAATTAGTGTATGGGAAGACAAAATTTAGATAGCAGAATATTCCAAAAGATTTTGATAATATACAGGATTTTCTTTTACAAGAAAGTTCACATACTCTTGTTTTCTATAAAACTATATATAGCCgttcaattatataaatcatattgagctattttttttaaatttgaagtttcatatgacttgaaGGTATTTACACTGGAGTAATAATGATGTTTTActatttatctttaattttttcagGTACCCAGGCCGTTGCATTTACAAAGACAGGTGTCTTTTGAAGAATTGCAAAATCAGGCACAACACAGTATTGAATTAACAAGTCCTCAACAAATAACTCATCAGCAACTTCAACAATTACTGCAACAAAGGAATGACACTCTTAATAGTCCGcattcttcaaacaatttatcTGATTCTCATGGCATGCAACATATGGACTTATCTCCACCACCTTCCTTAACTCCAACATCAATTCAATCAAATCTTCAGACAGCTATAGCTCAGATACCTCTGTTTGCATTGAAAACTCCGACTGAAATGGGAAGTATGGGACATTTTAACCAACTACCACAGTCAAAGATTGTCACAACTTCTGCTGAAAGTCCTGACTTGTCGCTTATCTTGGAAACAATCGACAATGACCAAAAGACTTCATTGTCAAGTGCTAAAACTTTACCTCAACAATCACAGCTAAATCAAGATAATTTATGGACTGCCCTACCTAACATGCCTAAAACTAATCATGGACATTTGACTGATGCAAGAAAGTCAACTGTGAATTATTCACAGATATATAATGATAAGGTGCCATATTTAGATTCTGCTTTACATAAAATGGGAACTGATCCCCCATTGTATAAACCTGAGGCCAGGAAACTTGAGAAGGCAGCTGAACAAAACCCCTTCGCATTCCCTATTGGGAATGGGGCTCAAAATGACTTTGCACATCCTGACACTATAAAAAATCCTAAACACCACAGACACAAACCTATCGCTAATCAACATACAGAATTGAAACGTAGGCTGTCTGTGGGTAGTGAATGTGATCTGAATTCTAGTGTTTTACCAGGAAtgatcaataataataataagggCTATAGTGCTAAATTCCCTTCAACTAGTGCTCAGAATATGTTATCTGTCAAACCAAGGATGAGAAGTAAATCGGGTGacgattttaaatattttagatctAAAAGTGAGGATCATACATTCATGAGACCGAGAAGTCAAACGGAGGAATGCTTAtggaaatacaaacaaaaatctgAGGATTCATGGGATCAAGCTTTGTCAAAATCAGATGGTGCTGGACTGTTTAGAAATCCTAATTCACTCACAACTCCTGTTCATTTACGAATGAAACGTAAACATCGACCAGCACCGCTATTCATTCCTAGACATGGGTCACTACATGGTGGATTCCAGAGTAGGTTACGATCTCCGCGAGTATTAACAGCTAGTGAACACAAGGGTAATACACCGCCTCCGTACACTCCACCACCAATGTTGAGTCCAATACGTAGTGGTTCGGGACTGTTTTGGACTATACAGAAACCACCAATGACACCCATGACAGCTCCTCTTACTCCAAGGACTAGCATTCTAAGCATGTCCAGAAGTAAGtcaaattcaatatttaatactacatgtactaaggaacatgtatttatatataccttgatactttaaaaaaaatatatttatacattttgaagGTGACCATCAAATGATTGTCCTGaattatgcttgaaatattttccactttaTATTCAGTAATTAGCAGTCATATGAATAAATCTTTCAGAGTAATTTTTGAACAGTGAGCTAGAAATAACTTCATGAACTTACATCAcaagaaaaatgttttcaagtTAAATTACAGTACAGCATAGCTGttgatattgtttttgagacagaCAGTCAGTTTATACAGTTAAATTTTACTTTCACAAAACAGTTAAGAAGTTCAGTAAAAACTTCATTATCACCCTCAATTAGTTATTTTGCAGCCTGAATTTCTGTCAGTTTTTCACATTTTCCTTATATGACATGATAAGGTAATACCTAACTAGTACCATTCAGGGGTTGGGGTTATTAAGATAAACAGAAATTTACATTATGTTTATGTAATAGATAGCAGTATTGGGAGTGCTCAACCAGATGTTTCCAAGCAAGAGATACCAGAAGATGAAGAACCACCAGAATCGGATATTCTACCGTAAGTTAGGTCAAATAAAGGAATACTTTGTAaagataaatataagaagatgtggtatgagttccagtaagacaattctccatccaactcacaatttataaaaagtttacaATTAAAGGTCTAAGTACAGcctcaacactgagccttggcatGTTAACAACATAAAATGATTTCATAAAATAAGCTTACAGCAGAAAAGTAATATACTagcatttaaacttttgtttatgaaatatttttgtccttattttcattttcagtaCATTGTGAAATCTTTAGATAATTAAGGTTTAAGAATAGAACATATTATTCTCAATCATGATTGTAAATGTAAGTTTTTATGCCCCCGCTGTAGCGGAGGGGGCATGACATTAAGTTTAACCCTGGTCCATCTGTACATACATTCTAAATTGGTTcaattctctaactttagtttgcaataaccaaatgttatgaaacttatacacaatgtttattaccaccAAACACAGATTATGTTCAAATTTTGGCATTACTTTTACCGTtccagagttatgcccctttacaaatggaaaaaatgctgaatttttcgtttcagTTT includes:
- the LOC143068335 gene encoding uncharacterized protein LOC143068335 isoform X1 yields the protein MTDEKQSPYTTSSVTMSSNFLQTSGGMSDHRNISSPVSSSYMPGTGYTFGDLGIGSHGSPKSGHEDMDAKEDSKLDLYPDVKGLNLAITLPFQDSDHSSTNTPSQFSQILSFRQSVPTGDAMLSAINSYENDILPESLDVNLAGPLPQLDDGILSNMGAPGDLFDGEGNVNDPYSMDDYSPQTSHDFGGFSSDGYGGIDSDHGLSNQADPSQGLEGLKQQKKPKSHKPAKGQTSPARLGSLQCPTCSKTFTNSSALAKHRLTHSDERKYVCNLCQKAFKRQDHLNGHLMTHREKKPYECTVDNCTKSYCDARSLRRHLENHHNQTPEQIHGAIALVASNAAAVIAAAAATNSAQNKAAQVNVSTTGNTVPIMASSIVSNESSQGSDIKPLSFSSGDSTPVTSPVYGDQPLFPIVQSPAGSMENQIITKQTATAKVRSLSEEESVGQKVQMLLDQAAAASQTNTDETITLHSAQGNQTVTISADNLPQTIAIESSNVLMKHMQPGRQWQDQNVKVNSVQSAHSSSPRSGEPSPGYLQQVSPISPVPNTQLTPSSPVTQPHPQQRSWNTTVSPANVDKNGEEVKPAECTICERTFKNVQALNGHMRCHGGYFKKEPKEDKKTKKNSKEMAPPKSVAPKGNKLIASMPHPSPLDKVGSPQSGQGSAYGSQLQSPVSGDSPVGIDGSAMVLQQFGLDQLQVGEQFWQQIQIHQQQMQGEQLQQQLQQQLKGLQMEQTNVEVKIQQLKDQLQQQNQQLTQKQVRQQMEQTMQQELQLQSALQQQIQQLQLQNTQQLKQQEAQNILLGLTQESHNMKQEHHLQDQKMALPQDTDVSILHNLQHPTGTQLLQAFQHNLAAKQEADRQLYDIQAILKQEAENQVNTQQNRKQPISKEDMEKHLIQRLFLQGGNPSTEVAVSLQQQIEQQKASLPPTSQPQHVNSILLEKMKQKQQQERQQQQMLKTIQQQPYNPGQLPTLIHHHPQVKEETKIDTASVPTSQVPRPLHLQRQVSFEELQNQAQHSIELTSPQQITHQQLQQLLQQRNDTLNSPHSSNNLSDSHGMQHMDLSPPPSLTPTSIQSNLQTAIAQIPLFALKTPTEMGSMGHFNQLPQSKIVTTSAESPDLSLILETIDNDQKTSLSSAKTLPQQSQLNQDNLWTALPNMPKTNHGHLTDARKSTVNYSQIYNDKVPYLDSALHKMGTDPPLYKPEARKLEKAAEQNPFAFPIGNGAQNDFAHPDTIKNPKHHRHKPIANQHTELKRRLSVGSECDLNSSVLPGMINNNNKGYSAKFPSTSAQNMLSVKPRMRSKSGDDFKYFRSKSEDHTFMRPRSQTEECLWKYKQKSEDSWDQALSKSDGAGLFRNPNSLTTPVHLRMKRKHRPAPLFIPRHGSLHGGFQSRLRSPRVLTASEHKGNTPPPYTPPPMLSPIRSGSGLFWTIQKPPMTPMTAPLTPRTSILSMSRNSSIGSAQPDVSKQEIPEDEEPPESDILPHVNIGSQYQAEIPPFNSRKKEALNCISKEDLVFDPEKIKDFSDNEVQYFQEFANSAAIRGNGCNTEYALHLLHLAKGNLQNAMLMLMENIKELPAHHTLLSFTYQENDVWTTEEAEKYLNALLKCDKDFFSVSKEIGSKSVKECIQFYYLWKKVCPDEHKRLRIMRNKRERERLYNLRSQQQQQQPATLPEQPENEMEINDYDEDSSSSTDMEDNSDIMLNNKEDDASSVKSSSSVKSVKTVITPAPASRATSPAPMFTCDYPECNAAFNSKQALNGHIRVHGGGSKSNSPAREYRPPAARLPKPQGSPASSEDLNGEGFPCKLCGRVFAKVRSRSAHMKSHRMNESDKKPVNKKPVPVPMLDNIMPKMSPNG
- the LOC143068335 gene encoding uncharacterized protein LOC143068335 isoform X3, producing the protein MTDEKQSPYTTSSVTMSSNFLQTSGGMSDHRNISSPVSSSYMPGTGYTFGDLGIGSHGSPKSGHEDMDAKEDSKLDLYPDVKGLNLAITLPFQDSDHSSTNTPSQFSQILSFRQSVPTGDAMLSAINSYENDILPESLDVNLAGPLPQLDDGILSNMGAPGDLFDGEGNVNDPYSMDDYSPQTSHDFGGFSSDGYGGIDSDHGLSNQADPSQGLEGLKQQKKPKSHKPAKGQTSPARLGSLQCPTCSKTFTNSSALAKHRLTHSDERKYVCNLCQKAFKRQDHLNGHLMTHREKKPYECTVDNCTKSYCDARSLRRHLENHHNQTPEQIHGAIALVASNAAAVIAAAAATNSAQNKAAQVNVSTTGNTVPIMASSIVSNESSQGSDIKPLSFSSGDSTPVTSPVYGDQPLFPIVQSPAGSMENQIITKQTATAKVRSLSEEESVGQKVQMLLDQAAAASQTNTDETITLHSAQGNQTVTISADNLPQTIAIESSNVLMKHMQPGRQWQDQNVKVNSVQSAHSSSPRSGEPSPGYLQQVSPISPVPNTQLTPSSPVTQPHPQQRSWNTTVSPANVDKNGEEVKPAECTICERTFKNVQALNGHMRCHGGYFKKEPKEDKKTKKNSKEMAPPKSVAPKGNKLIASMPHPSPLDKVGSPQSGQGSAYGSQLQSPVSGDSPVGIDGSAMVLQQFGLDQLQVGEQFWQQIQIHQQQMQGEQLQQQLQQQLKGLQMEQTNVEVKIQQLKDQLQQQNQQLTQKQEQTMQQELQLQSALQQQIQQLQLQNTQQLKQQEAQNILLGLTQESHNMKQEHHLQDQKMALPQDTDVSILHNLQHPTGTQLLQAFQHNLAAKQEADRQLYDIQAILKQEAENQVNTQQNRKQPISKEDMEKHLIQRLFLQGGNPSTEVAVSLQQQIEQQKASLPPTSQPQHVNSILLEKMKQKQQQERQQQQMLKTIQQQPYNPGQLPTLIHHHPQVKEETKIDTASVPTSQVPRPLHLQRQVSFEELQNQAQHSIELTSPQQITHQQLQQLLQQRNDTLNSPHSSNNLSDSHGMQHMDLSPPPSLTPTSIQSNLQTAIAQIPLFALKTPTEMGSMGHFNQLPQSKIVTTSAESPDLSLILETIDNDQKTSLSSAKTLPQQSQLNQDNLWTALPNMPKTNHGHLTDARKSTVNYSQIYNDKVPYLDSALHKMGTDPPLYKPEARKLEKAAEQNPFAFPIGNGAQNDFAHPDTIKNPKHHRHKPIANQHTELKRRLSVGSECDLNSSVLPGMINNNNKGYSAKFPSTSAQNMLSVKPRMRSKSGDDFKYFRSKSEDHTFMRPRSQTEECLWKYKQKSEDSWDQALSKSDGAGLFRNPNSLTTPVHLRMKRKHRPAPLFIPRHGSLHGGFQSRLRSPRVLTASEHKGNTPPPYTPPPMLSPIRSGSGLFWTIQKPPMTPMTAPLTPRTSILSMSRNSSIGSAQPDVSKQEIPEDEEPPESDILPHVNIGSQYQAEIPPFNSRKKEALNCISKEDLVFDPEKIKDFSDNEVQYFQEFANSAAIRGNGCNTEYALHLLHLAKGNLQNAMLMLMENIKELPAHHTLLSFTYQENDVWTTEEAEKYLNALLKCDKDFFSVSKEIGSKSVKECIQFYYLWKKVCPDEHKRLRIMRNKRERERLYNLRSQQQQQQPATLPEQPENEMEINDYDEDSSSSTDMEDNSDIMLNNKEDDASSVKSSSSVKSVKTVITPAPASRATSPAPMFTCDYPECNAAFNSKQALNGHIRVHGGGSKSNSPAREYRPPAARLPKPQGSPASSEDLNGEGFPCKLCGRVFAKVRSRSAHMKSHRMNESDKKPVNKKPVPVPMLDNIMPKMSPNG